The Sinorhizobium meliloti genome includes a window with the following:
- a CDS encoding 2-hydroxyacid dehydrogenase has product MPKIELLQVGPYPSWDEERLNANFTMHRYFEAADKAAFLAEHGAAIRGIATRGELGANWAMIEALPRLEIISVYGVGYDAVDLAAARERGIRVTNTPDVLTKDVADLGVAMMLAHARGMIGGETWVKSGDWAKKGLYPLKRRVHGKRAGVLGLGRIGFEVAKRLAGFDMEIAYSDTGAKDFARDWSFIADPVELAARSDFLFVTLAASAETRHIVGRRVIEALGPDGMLINISRASNIDEEALLDALESKVLGAAALDVFEGEPNLNPRFLALDNVLLQPHMASGTAETRKAMGQLVFDNLSAHFGGRPLPTPVL; this is encoded by the coding sequence ATGCCCAAGATCGAGCTATTGCAGGTTGGCCCGTACCCTTCATGGGACGAGGAGCGTCTGAATGCGAACTTCACCATGCACCGCTATTTCGAGGCGGCGGACAAAGCGGCGTTCCTCGCCGAGCATGGCGCAGCCATCCGCGGCATTGCCACACGCGGCGAGCTTGGTGCCAACTGGGCGATGATCGAGGCGCTGCCCAGGCTGGAGATCATCTCGGTCTATGGCGTCGGCTACGACGCGGTCGACTTGGCTGCGGCGCGTGAGCGTGGCATCCGCGTCACCAATACGCCCGACGTCTTGACCAAGGACGTCGCCGACCTCGGCGTCGCGATGATGCTGGCGCATGCGCGGGGCATGATCGGCGGCGAGACCTGGGTGAAGAGCGGCGACTGGGCGAAGAAGGGCCTCTATCCGCTGAAGCGCCGCGTCCACGGCAAGCGCGCCGGCGTGCTCGGCCTTGGCCGCATCGGCTTCGAGGTGGCAAAACGCCTTGCCGGCTTCGACATGGAGATCGCCTATAGCGATACCGGTGCGAAGGATTTTGCCAGGGACTGGAGCTTCATTGCCGATCCGGTCGAGCTTGCCGCCCGCTCCGACTTCCTGTTCGTGACGCTCGCGGCGTCTGCCGAGACGCGTCATATCGTCGGGCGCAGGGTCATCGAGGCGCTCGGGCCGGACGGCATGCTGATCAACATCTCGCGCGCCTCCAACATCGACGAGGAAGCCCTGCTGGACGCGCTCGAAAGCAAGGTGCTCGGTGCTGCCGCGCTCGACGTCTTCGAGGGCGAGCCGAACCTTAATCCGCGCTTCCTGGCGCTCGACAATGTGCTGCTGCAGCCGCACATGGCCTCCGGCACCGCGGAGACCCGCAAGGCGATGGGCCAGCTCGTCTTCGACAACCTGTCGGCCCATTTCGGCGGCCGGCCGTTGCCAACTCCGGTTCTGTGA
- a CDS encoding amino acid ABC transporter ATP-binding protein, with translation MSVVVAKNIRKSFGGLQVLKGVSLTVEGGEVVALIGRSGSGKSTFLRCLNGLESVDSGEIEVAGHRMSRKPAELRRLRRDVGIVFQSYNLFPHLTAGENIMLAPVQVKGIGKDAARSEAKRCLSLVGLGDRFEAYPDMLSGGQQQRVAIARSLAMQPKVLLFDEVTSALDPELTGEVLAVIEKLARDGMTMILVTHEMGFARRVANRTIFMRDGIIHEEGPSAEFFSSPKTPELRAFLHAEVG, from the coding sequence ATGTCCGTTGTCGTCGCCAAAAATATTCGAAAGAGCTTCGGTGGGCTCCAAGTGCTGAAGGGCGTATCGCTCACGGTCGAAGGCGGCGAGGTTGTCGCCTTGATCGGCCGCAGCGGCTCCGGCAAGAGCACTTTCCTGCGCTGCTTGAACGGCCTCGAAAGCGTCGATTCCGGTGAGATCGAGGTCGCCGGCCACCGAATGTCGCGCAAACCGGCCGAGCTTCGCCGGTTGCGGCGCGATGTCGGCATTGTCTTCCAGAGTTACAATCTCTTCCCGCATCTCACCGCCGGCGAAAACATCATGCTCGCCCCGGTCCAGGTGAAGGGAATCGGCAAGGACGCCGCGCGATCCGAGGCGAAACGCTGTCTGTCGCTCGTCGGACTCGGCGATCGTTTCGAGGCCTATCCCGACATGCTCTCCGGGGGCCAGCAGCAGCGCGTCGCCATCGCCCGCTCGCTCGCCATGCAGCCGAAGGTCCTTCTTTTCGACGAGGTCACGTCGGCCCTCGACCCGGAACTCACCGGTGAAGTGCTCGCCGTCATCGAAAAGCTGGCGCGCGACGGCATGACCATGATCCTCGTGACCCATGAAATGGGCTTCGCCCGGCGCGTGGCCAATCGGACGATCTTCATGAGGGACGGCATCATCCACGAGGAAGGGCCTTCCGCCGAATTCTTCTCTTCGCCGAAAACGCCTGAACTTCGAGCCTTCCTCCACGCGGAAGTAGGCTGA
- a CDS encoding transporter substrate-binding domain-containing protein translates to MRLKSLLLPLVGLLAITVGAATASASSLDDIIARKKVMIGVDLSVPPFGITNEEMQPDGLDVDVAKLLAKDLGVELELVPVTGQSRIPSLQTGKVDFVVASFGIYTERALSVAFSNPYGGHRSIIIAPKEATIKSLADLAGKRVGVPRGTAHEKILSAANVEGMELVRFDDDSTTLNALVSGQVDAIGTVNYIAAQLQERYPDRGFEEKTTYLQSFYGVGLRRNDPDLLHWLNTVLFVHKQSGELGAIYEKWMKTPIPELPSF, encoded by the coding sequence ATGCGCCTGAAATCCCTTCTTCTGCCCCTCGTCGGGCTTCTTGCCATCACCGTTGGCGCCGCAACGGCGTCGGCTTCCTCCCTCGACGACATTATCGCCCGTAAGAAAGTGATGATCGGCGTCGACCTGTCCGTCCCACCCTTCGGTATCACCAATGAGGAGATGCAGCCGGACGGGCTGGACGTCGATGTCGCCAAGCTGCTCGCGAAGGATCTCGGCGTCGAGCTGGAACTTGTGCCCGTCACCGGCCAGAGCCGCATTCCGTCGCTTCAGACCGGCAAGGTCGACTTCGTCGTGGCAAGCTTCGGCATCTATACCGAGCGGGCGCTTTCGGTCGCCTTCTCCAATCCATATGGCGGCCACAGGTCAATCATTATCGCGCCGAAGGAAGCCACCATCAAAAGCCTGGCCGACCTTGCCGGCAAGCGTGTCGGCGTCCCACGCGGCACGGCGCATGAAAAGATCCTTTCGGCGGCCAACGTGGAGGGCATGGAACTCGTGCGCTTCGACGACGACAGCACAACGCTGAACGCGCTTGTCTCTGGCCAGGTCGATGCCATCGGCACTGTAAATTACATCGCCGCGCAATTGCAGGAGCGCTATCCCGACCGCGGTTTCGAGGAGAAGACCACCTATCTCCAGAGCTTCTACGGCGTCGGGCTGCGCCGTAACGATCCGGACCTCCTGCATTGGCTCAACACCGTGCTCTTCGTCCACAAGCAGAGCGGGGAGTTGGGTGCGATCTATGAGAAGTGGATGAAGACGCCCATCCCGGAACTGCCGTCGTTCTAA
- a CDS encoding amino acid ABC transporter permease: MRTFGSPEFLFIVYALRWTLTLTVLAFVGGGIMGIVLALLRIARIRAFSAITTFYMQVIQGLPLLVLLFLCYYAPSLFGIEIAALTAAAIALTINSSAFLGAIWESALRAIPKAQWESADALALTPYKTLRFVIAPQAIRLALPSTVGFLVQIIKQTSLASIIGFIEITRAGQLVSNATFEPLKAFLSVAALYFAVCFPLTQLSLWLERRTACRGART, encoded by the coding sequence ATGCGCACGTTCGGCTCCCCCGAATTCCTGTTCATCGTCTATGCGCTTCGCTGGACGCTGACCCTCACCGTCCTGGCCTTCGTCGGCGGCGGCATCATGGGCATCGTGCTGGCGCTGCTGCGCATTGCCCGCATCAGGGCCTTCAGTGCAATCACGACCTTCTACATGCAGGTGATCCAGGGCCTGCCGCTGCTCGTGCTCTTGTTCCTGTGCTATTATGCGCCGTCGCTTTTTGGCATCGAGATCGCGGCGCTCACCGCGGCGGCCATTGCGCTCACCATCAATTCCAGCGCCTTCCTTGGCGCCATTTGGGAAAGCGCGCTCAGGGCAATTCCCAAGGCGCAGTGGGAGAGTGCGGACGCGCTGGCGCTGACGCCCTACAAAACACTGCGCTTCGTCATCGCGCCGCAGGCGATCCGCCTCGCCCTGCCGTCCACCGTCGGCTTCCTCGTGCAGATCATCAAGCAGACCTCGCTTGCCTCTATCATCGGCTTCATCGAGATCACTCGCGCCGGCCAGCTTGTCAGCAATGCCACATTCGAGCCGCTCAAGGCCTTCCTGAGCGTCGCCGCCCTCTACTTCGCCGTCTGCTTCCCGCTCACGCAACTGAGCCTTTGGCTCGAGCGGCGCACGGCCTGCCGGGGCGCCCGAACCTGA
- a CDS encoding amino acid ABC transporter permease, with protein sequence MDYTFQFGPLLNYLPQIVSGLWLTIGLSFVGIFGGIALGIFCAVMSTSSSPIPRLLVRLYVEVVRNTPLLVQIFVIFFGLPNIGIRLSPLTSVFIALVLNNGGYVAEIVRGGIEATHRSQVEAAESLGLSYFQTLRYVILPPALEKVFTPVVSQCVLLMLSTSLVSAIGVEDLTGAAMIASSETFRTMEIYLVVAMVYVVLNFVFRAVLNVAGLMIFTRSRRRLLGRA encoded by the coding sequence ATGGACTATACGTTCCAGTTCGGCCCATTGCTGAACTACCTGCCGCAAATCGTCAGCGGATTGTGGCTGACGATCGGCCTGTCCTTCGTCGGCATTTTCGGCGGCATCGCGCTCGGGATTTTCTGCGCGGTGATGTCGACCTCGTCCTCGCCAATCCCGCGCTTGCTCGTCCGCCTCTATGTCGAGGTGGTCCGCAACACGCCGCTGCTGGTGCAGATCTTCGTGATCTTCTTCGGATTGCCGAATATCGGAATCCGTCTGTCGCCGCTCACCTCCGTCTTCATCGCCCTCGTTTTGAACAATGGCGGCTATGTCGCGGAGATCGTTCGCGGCGGCATCGAGGCCACCCATCGCAGCCAGGTGGAGGCGGCCGAAAGCCTCGGCCTTAGCTATTTCCAGACGCTGCGTTACGTGATCCTGCCGCCGGCGCTGGAGAAGGTGTTTACGCCGGTCGTTTCGCAATGCGTGCTGCTGATGCTGTCGACCAGCCTCGTCTCGGCAATCGGCGTCGAGGACTTGACGGGAGCCGCGATGATCGCAAGCTCCGAAACGTTCCGCACGATGGAAATCTACCTGGTCGTCGCCATGGTCTATGTGGTCTTGAACTTCGTCTTCCGCGCCGTGCTCAACGTTGCCGGCCTCATGATCTTCACGCGGTCGCGCCGCCGCCTGCTCGGGAGGGCCTGA
- a CDS encoding HD domain-containing protein, whose amino-acid sequence MHKTISREHILEDLPEIAEIQSDDLREKVVDAWVFALERSSFDRVVDIPGEGSPNVFALKRGTQDAHLRGVTRLALAIYDEFARTYPEARVDRDIILAGGLCHDIGKTWEFDPINLKRWRERGDRYGEPSFRHSAYGTHVCLSVGLPEEIGHICMGHSLEGAHIGHSTECYIIRQADHAWWHVAAALDLCHPETIGFAGPNLRVRPIGMQ is encoded by the coding sequence ATGCACAAAACCATCTCCCGGGAACACATTCTCGAAGACCTGCCGGAGATCGCGGAGATCCAGTCGGACGACCTGAGAGAAAAGGTGGTGGACGCTTGGGTATTCGCGCTGGAACGCTCGTCCTTCGATCGCGTGGTCGACATTCCTGGCGAGGGCAGCCCGAACGTCTTTGCGCTCAAGCGGGGCACTCAGGACGCCCACCTGCGCGGTGTCACGCGCCTTGCGCTTGCGATCTACGACGAGTTCGCCAGGACCTATCCCGAGGCCAGGGTCGATCGTGACATCATTCTCGCCGGCGGACTTTGCCACGACATCGGCAAGACCTGGGAGTTCGATCCGATCAACCTGAAGCGTTGGCGCGAACGCGGCGACCGCTACGGCGAACCGTCCTTCCGCCATTCGGCCTACGGCACCCATGTTTGCCTCTCGGTCGGCCTGCCGGAAGAAATTGGCCATATCTGCATGGGACACTCGCTCGAAGGGGCGCATATCGGCCACAGTACGGAATGCTACATCATCCGTCAGGCCGACCATGCCTGGTGGCATGTCGCTGCGGCGCTCGATCTGTGCCATCCGGAGACGATCGGTTTCGCCGGCCCGAACTTGCGCGTCCGCCCGATCGGCATGCAGTAG
- a CDS encoding LysR family transcriptional regulator, giving the protein MTLSFSALESFYWVSQLRSFNAAANKLNVSQPTVSYRIRELEERLGVSLFVRQRRQLVLTSEGEALKHYAESMIAIARDIESNIKTRNTRLPTLRVGVIDSFAAVCLPSLLDELDIRFAGARIAATVDTSHKLADQLSEGLLDIAVLSTPPSHDNVALELLGRQSVDWIASHKLGLPQTIVSDEELLRQRIFATPAPSNLHSLTTGFLAATAGAGLRLNVCNSLGTILNLVESGTGISILPSRLLQEQIRHGTIQVLKTRTTLPLQEVFIGTNKGAIVRALPQVSQMIRKVSASVGFCV; this is encoded by the coding sequence ATGACCTTAAGTTTTTCCGCCCTGGAATCCTTCTATTGGGTATCTCAGCTGCGCAGCTTCAATGCGGCGGCCAACAAGCTGAATGTCAGCCAGCCTACGGTTTCTTACCGGATCCGCGAACTGGAGGAGCGGCTCGGCGTGTCGCTCTTCGTGCGCCAAAGGCGGCAACTTGTGCTGACCAGCGAGGGCGAGGCGCTGAAGCACTATGCGGAATCGATGATCGCCATAGCGCGCGACATTGAATCCAATATCAAGACCCGCAACACCCGCCTGCCGACGCTGAGGGTCGGCGTGATCGATAGCTTCGCAGCCGTGTGCCTCCCTTCCCTGCTCGATGAACTCGACATCCGTTTTGCCGGCGCACGCATCGCCGCGACGGTGGACACCAGCCACAAACTTGCTGATCAACTCTCTGAGGGGCTGCTGGATATAGCGGTCCTCTCTACGCCGCCGTCGCACGACAATGTCGCGCTTGAGCTTCTCGGACGCCAGAGCGTCGATTGGATCGCCAGCCACAAACTCGGCTTGCCGCAGACGATCGTCTCCGACGAGGAACTCCTACGTCAGCGCATCTTTGCGACACCCGCACCGTCCAACCTTCATTCGCTCACCACTGGTTTCCTCGCCGCAACGGCTGGTGCCGGGCTGCGGCTCAATGTCTGCAACAGCCTTGGCACGATCCTCAATCTCGTGGAATCGGGAACCGGTATAAGCATCCTGCCCTCGCGGCTGCTTCAAGAGCAGATTCGGCACGGGACAATACAGGTTCTGAAGACCCGGACGACACTACCCTTGCAGGAAGTTTTCATCGGAACAAACAAGGGCGCAATCGTACGCGCACTCCCGCAGGTCTCTCAGATGATCCGCAAGGTCAGCGCAAGCGTGGGCTTCTGCGTGTGA
- a CDS encoding helix-turn-helix transcriptional regulator, with protein sequence MKKKDQELGKGIGPELSPFVPVCDAIANLFAPFAEVVLHDMASASVVYIAGNFSKREFGDPSNLEEIDFKPADVLIGPYEKTNWDGRRIKSISSVLRTASGKEVGVLCINVDVSVFENILLTLQTFVSLPATAGKLDSLFRDDWFERINSYIRHWTTSRGLNISDLSRAQKKELVQALADDGAFSGKNAAGYICRLLGMGRATVYNYLNGDAAKVAGGNSKQ encoded by the coding sequence TTGAAGAAGAAAGACCAGGAATTGGGAAAAGGCATAGGTCCGGAGCTTTCGCCGTTCGTCCCCGTCTGCGACGCCATTGCGAACCTATTCGCCCCATTCGCGGAGGTGGTGCTGCATGACATGGCGAGTGCATCCGTGGTCTACATTGCCGGGAATTTCTCAAAGCGGGAATTCGGCGACCCCTCAAATCTCGAGGAGATCGACTTCAAACCCGCCGATGTGTTAATCGGGCCATACGAAAAGACAAACTGGGATGGTCGGCGGATCAAGTCGATCAGCTCGGTGCTGAGAACCGCCTCGGGCAAGGAAGTGGGTGTGTTGTGTATAAACGTCGACGTCTCCGTCTTCGAAAACATCCTTCTTACGCTGCAGACCTTCGTCTCTCTTCCTGCCACGGCCGGTAAGCTGGACAGCCTTTTTCGCGATGACTGGTTTGAGCGCATTAACAGCTATATTCGGCATTGGACGACGTCACGCGGGCTCAATATTTCCGACCTGTCGCGCGCACAGAAGAAGGAACTCGTGCAGGCTCTCGCCGACGATGGCGCGTTTAGCGGGAAAAACGCGGCAGGCTACATATGTCGACTCCTCGGTATGGGCCGGGCCACGGTATACAACTATCTCAACGGTGATGCGGCGAAGGTGGCTGGCGGCAACAGTAAGCAGTAA
- a CDS encoding transporter substrate-binding domain-containing protein: MNAMKNWQTSLTGLITAVLLSAAPANADTLRVGMECTYAPFNYRTSDGKLEGYDVDVAKGISEIIGVDFEYVCQEWDGMIPALLANKFDLIIASMSITDKRKEQIDFSSPYRNSVGRIVGPVGKDLKLFDDKGQPVVENFDGLRIGVERASTYFEWFSAKLPKADLVLYDSNEAMYLDLKNGRVDVIMTNPMKAHLSFLSGEGKGKYEFIGPEVNEPKFFGPGVGVGLRKGNDELRDKISAAIRKLIREGKLKEYALKIFPFQIHDDAWAEE, encoded by the coding sequence ATGAACGCAATGAAAAACTGGCAAACGTCCCTCACCGGACTAATCACAGCAGTGCTCCTCAGTGCTGCGCCGGCGAACGCGGACACGCTTCGCGTCGGCATGGAATGCACCTATGCGCCGTTTAATTATCGAACCTCCGATGGAAAGCTTGAAGGCTACGATGTCGATGTTGCCAAAGGCATTTCTGAAATCATCGGCGTCGATTTCGAGTATGTCTGCCAGGAATGGGACGGCATGATCCCGGCCTTGCTGGCCAACAAGTTCGACCTGATCATTGCCTCGATGTCGATTACCGACAAGCGCAAGGAACAGATTGATTTCTCTTCGCCCTATCGCAACTCGGTCGGCCGCATCGTGGGCCCGGTCGGCAAGGATTTGAAGCTTTTCGACGACAAGGGCCAACCGGTCGTAGAAAATTTCGATGGACTTCGGATCGGGGTAGAGCGCGCCTCGACCTACTTCGAATGGTTCTCGGCCAAGCTGCCGAAAGCCGACCTGGTGTTGTACGATAGCAATGAGGCGATGTATCTCGACCTCAAGAACGGCCGGGTCGATGTGATCATGACCAACCCGATGAAAGCGCATTTGAGCTTCCTCAGCGGCGAGGGAAAGGGAAAGTACGAATTCATCGGTCCCGAGGTCAATGAGCCGAAATTCTTCGGGCCCGGCGTCGGCGTGGGCCTGCGCAAGGGCAACGACGAACTGCGTGATAAGATCAGCGCAGCGATCCGCAAACTCATCCGCGAAGGCAAGCTTAAGGAATACGCGCTGAAAATCTTCCCGTTCCAGATCCACGATGACGCCTGGGCCGAAGAGTAA
- a CDS encoding ABC transporter permease, with protein sequence MEALNGWWDDYLLASVTVAKVFVCSLILMVIFGLLGASAKLSSNRLANAVGNAYTVFFRGTPEILVILLLYFGSAVSLTTIARVFDPSVAFVDIPPFWAGSIAIALVVGSYATETFRGAFNGVKSGSIEAARALGMNGLQTFFYIRIPEMWRIALPPFGNHMLSLIKDTALISIIGLNETLFVAKQAASTTGKPFTMYIVVGLIYLGFSTAITISVLLLETLANRHIQRRPS encoded by the coding sequence TTGGAAGCACTGAACGGCTGGTGGGATGATTATCTGTTGGCGTCGGTAACCGTCGCAAAGGTTTTCGTCTGTTCGCTGATCCTGATGGTGATCTTCGGGCTGCTTGGCGCGTCTGCCAAGCTCTCTTCCAACCGCCTGGCCAACGCTGTCGGCAACGCCTACACCGTGTTCTTCCGCGGGACCCCCGAAATACTCGTCATCCTGCTGTTGTATTTCGGCTCGGCGGTTTCGCTGACGACCATCGCCCGAGTTTTCGACCCGTCCGTTGCTTTTGTCGATATCCCGCCCTTCTGGGCGGGATCGATAGCGATTGCATTGGTGGTCGGGTCCTACGCCACCGAGACATTCCGCGGCGCGTTCAATGGCGTGAAGAGCGGGAGCATCGAGGCCGCACGGGCGCTCGGAATGAATGGACTGCAAACGTTTTTCTACATCCGCATCCCGGAAATGTGGCGAATTGCCCTCCCGCCCTTCGGCAATCACATGCTGTCGCTCATCAAGGACACCGCCTTGATCTCCATCATCGGACTGAACGAGACGCTCTTCGTCGCAAAGCAGGCTGCCAGCACGACGGGAAAACCATTCACGATGTATATCGTCGTCGGGCTTATATACCTGGGCTTCTCAACCGCCATTACGATCTCGGTCCTGCTTCTTGAGACCCTTGCGAACAGACATATTCAGCGGAGGCCGTCTTGA
- a CDS encoding ABC transporter permease, which produces MNIGIVFDAIPRMLSGIVMTFQLLLLSLAIGTMIAVLLLLMRISGRWWLSWPAQFYTYVFRGTPILVQIFIVYYGLPQFEWIRESIFWPILRDPFGCAILALSLNTGAYLSEIFRGGVLAVERGLLEAGAALGMSATHRFIYITTPLAIRIALPAYGNEVISLMKSTALASTITLVDMTGIGRTIVAETFAPYQVFLSLAIVYVAITWIIQRSVKRLEVYLGRSTAR; this is translated from the coding sequence TTGAATATCGGCATCGTATTCGACGCGATACCTCGGATGCTAAGCGGCATCGTGATGACATTCCAGCTATTGCTGCTCTCCCTGGCGATCGGGACAATGATTGCCGTCTTGCTGCTCCTGATGCGGATCAGCGGCCGCTGGTGGCTGTCGTGGCCTGCCCAGTTCTATACCTATGTCTTTAGGGGCACGCCGATCCTGGTGCAGATTTTCATCGTCTACTACGGGTTGCCCCAGTTCGAATGGATCCGCGAAAGCATATTCTGGCCGATACTGCGAGACCCGTTCGGCTGCGCGATTCTGGCGCTTTCGCTGAACACCGGCGCTTACCTCTCGGAAATCTTCCGCGGCGGCGTGCTCGCCGTCGAGCGCGGCCTTCTCGAGGCGGGCGCGGCCCTCGGGATGAGCGCGACGCACCGCTTCATTTATATAACGACGCCGCTTGCCATCCGCATTGCCCTTCCGGCCTATGGCAACGAAGTCATCAGCCTGATGAAATCGACCGCTCTCGCCAGTACCATCACGCTCGTCGACATGACCGGCATCGGGCGGACGATCGTCGCCGAGACCTTTGCCCCCTACCAAGTATTTCTCTCACTGGCGATCGTCTACGTGGCCATAACGTGGATCATCCAACGATCGGTGAAGCGCCTGGAGGTTTACCTCGGCCGGTCCACCGCACGCTGA
- a CDS encoding amino acid ABC transporter ATP-binding protein: MIEATFMNKPNDTMIQLIGVGKRFGQFEALKQVSLEVRRGEKIVLCGPSGSGKSTLIRCINRMEEHTSGRIIIDGRELTDRTKNINAVRREVGMVFQSFNLFPHMTILKNLTIAQRLVRKTPEKEAKEVAMHYLKRVKIPEQASKYPVQLSGGQQQRVAIARALCMKPQIMLFDEPTSALDPEMISEVLDVMVDLARDGMTMICVTHEMGFARSVADRVMFMDGGQLIEEGDPETFFANPRNERTALFLRQILRH; encoded by the coding sequence ATGATTGAGGCGACATTCATGAATAAACCCAATGACACGATGATTCAGCTGATTGGCGTGGGAAAGCGCTTTGGTCAGTTCGAAGCGCTCAAGCAAGTTAGTCTCGAGGTACGTCGAGGCGAGAAGATCGTCCTGTGCGGCCCCTCCGGTTCCGGAAAGTCAACGCTCATCCGGTGTATCAACCGTATGGAGGAACACACGAGCGGACGAATCATAATCGACGGCCGGGAGCTCACCGACAGGACGAAGAACATCAACGCCGTGCGGCGCGAAGTTGGCATGGTGTTCCAGAGTTTCAATCTCTTCCCTCACATGACCATCCTGAAAAATCTGACCATTGCGCAGCGCCTTGTCCGCAAAACCCCCGAGAAGGAGGCAAAGGAGGTCGCGATGCATTATTTGAAGCGAGTGAAGATCCCGGAACAGGCCAGCAAATACCCGGTACAGCTTTCCGGCGGTCAGCAGCAGCGCGTTGCAATCGCGCGAGCACTTTGCATGAAGCCGCAGATCATGTTGTTCGACGAACCCACCTCGGCCTTGGACCCGGAAATGATCTCGGAGGTTCTGGACGTCATGGTCGATCTGGCACGGGATGGGATGACGATGATTTGCGTCACCCATGAGATGGGCTTCGCCCGGTCCGTTGCGGATCGGGTAATGTTCATGGATGGCGGCCAGCTGATCGAGGAAGGCGACCCGGAAACGTTCTTCGCTAATCCGCGCAACGAGCGAACCGCGCTTTTCCTCCGCCAGATTCTAAGACATTGA
- a CDS encoding ornithine cyclodeaminase family protein — translation MTKVFGIEEIRAATASMDLTSEMEAGFVAYSDGKVVVPPVGELLFEEPPGDTHIKYGYIRDDRVFVIKIASGFYGNAALGLPSSSGLMLVFSQKTGFLESVLLDEGYLTNVRTALAGRIAARYLAPKEVKAIGVFGTGTMARMQVTYLSTETDCQNIVAWGRSDDSLRRYCDDMAALGYHVTTTRDPREVAEACNLIIMTTPSTKPLLMASQLQPGTHITAMGSDTPEKQELDSLILARADIVVADSLEQCLSRGEIFHAVRAGHIAAAQVRELGGLIRAGTRVRTSQDQITVADLTGVAVQDIQIAKAVCERLSS, via the coding sequence ATGACCAAGGTTTTTGGAATTGAAGAAATACGCGCTGCCACGGCGTCGATGGATCTGACGTCGGAGATGGAAGCCGGATTCGTCGCCTACTCCGACGGCAAGGTGGTCGTTCCCCCGGTAGGCGAGCTGCTGTTCGAAGAACCGCCTGGCGACACGCATATCAAATACGGGTACATCCGGGACGACCGGGTCTTCGTGATAAAAATCGCGTCCGGCTTTTACGGCAATGCGGCCTTGGGCCTGCCTTCGAGCTCCGGGTTGATGCTGGTGTTCTCGCAGAAGACGGGCTTCCTTGAATCGGTGCTGCTCGACGAGGGCTATCTCACCAACGTTCGCACGGCGCTTGCCGGCCGGATAGCCGCGCGTTACCTGGCCCCGAAAGAGGTAAAGGCGATCGGCGTGTTCGGCACCGGTACCATGGCCCGGATGCAGGTCACCTATCTTTCCACCGAGACGGACTGCCAAAATATTGTCGCATGGGGTCGGTCGGATGACAGCCTCCGGCGCTATTGCGATGACATGGCGGCGCTCGGCTATCACGTCACCACTACTCGTGACCCGCGCGAAGTGGCCGAGGCGTGCAACCTCATCATCATGACCACCCCCTCGACCAAACCCCTGCTTATGGCGAGCCAGCTGCAGCCGGGCACCCACATCACGGCGATGGGGTCGGACACCCCGGAAAAACAGGAACTCGATAGCCTGATCCTGGCACGCGCCGACATCGTCGTCGCAGACAGCCTCGAGCAGTGCCTGTCGCGCGGAGAGATATTTCACGCGGTCCGCGCAGGCCATATCGCGGCCGCGCAGGTACGTGAGCTCGGCGGCCTGATACGCGCCGGTACGCGGGTGCGCACTTCACAGGACCAAATTACGGTCGCCGACCTGACCGGCGTCGCAGTCCAGGATATTCAAATCGCAAAAGCGGTATGCGAGCGGCTGTCATCGTGA